From a single Lolium rigidum isolate FL_2022 chromosome 7, APGP_CSIRO_Lrig_0.1, whole genome shotgun sequence genomic region:
- the LOC124669375 gene encoding uncharacterized protein LOC124669375 has product MALSSLLLPSSSTATATDTPDRRRQQHHGKRKKKPPPSPLPPSLSPAPRTPSRRAASRKSPVAAKNDRPRRQHSKKSAKPAPAPSSWEQLKSLLSCRSATAASRVHDPAALTRTGGGGGAWATSLCSMRDVAVDGASSAASVDHRDTAPLNRSSRRTHRAAASSSSTGGGHPSSLRGLSGCYECRAINVEPVSRRYPRPRELCPCSQCGEVFTKAESLEQHQAIRHAVSELGPEDSGRNIVEIIFKSSWQKRDRPICLIDRILKVHNRPRTVARFEAYRDAVRARCRAAAAATTSSSAAPAGTTSRAAADGNELLRFHPAGLACALGAEGSASLCSAAAADDGTDNGATVCGVCAAIRHGFAPLAGGVRTTASSGRAHDCGAAHAASTGWRAMLVCRVIAGQVRREDAAAGEQEGAPFDSVAGEVDAASSAYGTLEELFVANPRAILPCFVVIYRVDAAQ; this is encoded by the exons ATGGCGCTCTCCAGCCTCCTGCTGCCCTCCTCCtcgaccgccaccgccaccgacactccGGACCGCCGGCGACAGCAGCACCACGGCAAGCGCAAGaagaagccgccgccatcgccgctgcCCCCCTCGCTCTCGCCGGCGCCGAGGACGCCAAGCCGTCGCGCCGCGTCCAGGAAGAGCCCCGTCGCGGCCAAGAACGACCGTCCCCGTCGCCAGCACTCCAAGAAGTCCGCcaagccggcgccggcgccgtcttcatgggagcagctgaAGAGCCTGCTGAGCTGCCGGAGCGCGACGGCGGCGTCGCGCGTGCACGACCCCGCCGCGCTGACGAGGacgggcggcgggggcggcgcgtGGGCGACCTCGCTCTGCTCCATGCGCGACGTGGCCGTCGACGGCGCGTCCTCCGCCGCGTCGGTCGACCACCGCGACACCGCCCCGCTCAACCGCTCGTCCCGCCGCACTCACCGCGctgccgcctcgtcgtcgtccacGGGCGGCGGCCACCCTTCTTCGCTGAGGGGCCTCTCCGGCTGCTACGAGTGCCGCGCCATCAACGTCGAGCCCGTCTCAAG GAGGTACCCGAGGCCGAGGGAGCTGTGCCCTTGCTCGCAGTGCGGCGAGGTGTTCACCAAGGCCGAGAGCTTGGAGCAGCACCAGGCCATTCGCCATGCCG TGTCGGAGCTTGGGCCGGAGGACTCGGGGCGCAACATCGTGGAGATCATCTTCAAGTCGAGCTGGCAGAAGCGCGACCGCCCCATCTGCCTCATCGACCGCATCCTCAAGGTGCACAACCGCCCGCGCACCGTCGCGCGCTTCGAGGCCTACCGGGACGCCGTCCGCGCgcgctgccgcgccgccgccgccgctaccacatcctcctccgccgcccccgccggcacCACCAGCCGCGCCGCGGCCGACGGCAATGAGCTCCTACGCTTCCACCCAGCTGGCCTCGCATGCGCGCTCGGCGCCGAAGGCTCCGcctccctctgctccgccgccgcggccgacgACGGCACTGACAACGGCGCGACGGTGTGCGGCGTGTGCGCGGCGATCCGGCACGGGTTCGCGCCCTTGGCGGGCGGCGTGCGCACCACGGCGAGCAGCGGCCGCGCGCACGACTGCGGCGCGGCGCACGCGGCGAGCACGGGGTGGCGGGCAATGCTGGTGTGCCGGGTGATTGCGGGGCAGGTCCGGCGGGAGGACGCTGCCGCCGGCGAGCAGGAGGGGGCGCCGTTCGACTCCGTGGCCGGCGAGGTGGACGCGGCCAGCAGCGCGTACGGGACCCTGGAGGAGCTCTTCGTCGCCAACCCGAGGGCCATCCTGCCGTGCTTCGTCGTCATCTACCGTGTCGACGCCGCGCAATGA